The Urbifossiella limnaea genome has a window encoding:
- a CDS encoding DUF1501 domain-containing protein: protein MRPAECRPGDHPPVGRRELLRVGGLSLLGTGLADLGRLEADAVAPGRRRAKAVVFIFQSGGPSQHETFDPKPDAPDGVRGEFGTAQTRLPGTRFCEHLPRLAARADRFSVVRTMHHPAGREFRNEHNSATYLLHTGTTDLPAGDTNASITSPRPGRFEWPSVGSLLAYTLPPLLGAVLPPVIELPRASHMKYPGRGAGVLGPRFERWGVDLAPPCRAPDPAGSCPNCFSHDDPNDPDRRPGKGPKAWWDNGSCRDPAFRLPDLGGGLSVSPDQFRDRDTLRQRLDALHRSHDAGAFAGHDEHRERAARLLLTTMPGGRNPFDLSREPDRVRDRYGREEWGQGFLVARRLVEAGVRMVQVNLRGWDTHQNAFRDLRGKLLPSLDHCLSGFLDDLDQRGLLDETLVVMCGEMGRTPKISPITAGGRNASGEVFTPGRHHWGDVFPCVLAGGGIEPGRVVGATDRDGGRPATEAFTPADLAATIFHLMGVGPDAAFRDSEGRPYHVYRGRPIRPLL from the coding sequence GTGCGGCCAGCCGAATGCCGACCGGGCGACCACCCGCCGGTCGGCCGCCGAGAGCTACTCCGGGTCGGCGGGCTGAGCCTGCTCGGCACCGGGCTCGCCGACCTCGGCCGGCTGGAGGCCGACGCCGTCGCGCCCGGCCGGCGGCGGGCGAAGGCCGTCGTCTTCATCTTCCAGTCCGGCGGGCCGTCGCAGCACGAGACGTTCGACCCCAAGCCCGACGCCCCCGACGGCGTCCGCGGCGAGTTCGGCACCGCCCAGACCCGCCTGCCCGGCACCCGCTTCTGCGAACACCTGCCCCGGCTCGCGGCCCGGGCCGACCGGTTCTCGGTGGTACGGACGATGCACCACCCCGCCGGCCGCGAGTTCCGCAACGAGCACAACAGCGCCACCTACCTGCTGCACACCGGGACCACGGACCTCCCCGCCGGCGACACGAACGCCAGCATCACGAGCCCCCGGCCGGGGCGGTTCGAGTGGCCGTCCGTCGGCTCGCTGTTGGCGTACACCCTCCCTCCCCTGCTCGGGGCGGTGCTGCCGCCGGTGATCGAGCTGCCGCGTGCCAGCCACATGAAGTACCCCGGCCGCGGGGCCGGCGTCCTCGGCCCCCGGTTCGAGCGCTGGGGGGTGGACCTCGCGCCCCCCTGCCGGGCGCCGGACCCGGCCGGGTCGTGCCCCAACTGCTTCAGCCACGACGACCCGAACGACCCGGACCGCCGGCCCGGGAAGGGGCCGAAGGCGTGGTGGGACAACGGCAGCTGCCGCGACCCGGCATTCCGCCTCCCGGACCTGGGCGGCGGCCTGTCCGTCAGCCCGGACCAGTTCCGCGACCGCGACACCCTCCGGCAACGGCTCGACGCCCTCCACCGGTCCCACGACGCCGGCGCGTTCGCGGGCCACGACGAGCACCGCGAGCGGGCCGCGCGGCTGCTGCTCACCACCATGCCCGGCGGCCGGAACCCGTTCGACCTGAGCCGCGAGCCAGACCGGGTTCGTGACAGATACGGTCGCGAGGAGTGGGGCCAGGGGTTTCTGGTGGCGCGGCGGCTGGTCGAGGCCGGCGTGCGGATGGTGCAGGTGAACCTCCGCGGCTGGGACACGCACCAGAACGCCTTCCGCGACCTGCGGGGGAAGCTCCTCCCCTCACTCGACCACTGCCTGAGCGGCTTCCTCGACGACCTGGACCAGCGCGGGTTGCTCGACGAGACGCTCGTGGTGATGTGCGGGGAGATGGGGCGGACGCCGAAGATCTCGCCGATCACCGCGGGCGGCCGGAACGCGTCCGGCGAGGTCTTTACCCCGGGCCGGCACCACTGGGGCGACGTGTTCCCGTGCGTCCTCGCCGGCGGGGGCATCGAGCCCGGGCGGGTGGTCGGCGCGACCGACCGGGACGGCGGCCGGCCGGCGACGGAGGCGTTCACCCCGGCCGACCTGGCCGCCACGATCTTCCACCTCATGGGCGTCGGCCCGGACGCCGCGTTCCGCGACTCCGAGGGCCGCCCATACCACGTGTACCGCGGCCGGCCGATCCGCCCGCTGCTGTGA
- a CDS encoding IS3 family transposase (programmed frameshift) translates to MAGSRKVYTPEFKLQAVRMITEQKLSVAEVARRLGVTENRLHDWKKAVLKKGADAFPGSGHLTPVEEELRRLRADVKRLEMERDIPKKSHGVLRHPVEVTFGWIEERKGEWPVTQLCRVLEVSRSGFYAWRSREPSHAEVRREELTEQVATIHAEVKGRYGSPRVHAELVSRGHECCVNVVAEVMREAGIAAKTTRKFRQTTDSNHPHPVAENVLDRQFDPEEPNTSWVADVTYIPTREGWLYLAVVEDLFSRMVVGWAMAATMTSRLVVDALEMAVADRLGGSSVPALVAHSDRGSQYASEHYRRRLAEEGITCSMSRRGNCWDNAPMESFFASLKKELVHHEDYATREEARASIFEYIEAFYNRVRRHSSLGYVAPAEYERAHNPTHR, encoded by the exons ATGGCCGGTTCCCGCAAGGTCTACACGCCGGAGTTCAAGCTCCAGGCCGTGAGGATGATCACCGAGCAGAAGCTGTCCGTGGCCGAGGTCGCCCGCCGCCTCGGGGTCACCGAGAACCGGCTCCACGACTGGAAGAAGGCGGTCCTCAAGAAGGGGGCCGACGCCTTCCCGGGATCGGGGCACCTCACCCCCGTCGAGGAAGAACTGCGCCGCCTCCGGGCCGACGTGAAGCGGCTGGAGATGGAGCGCGACATCC CTAAAAAAAGCCACGGCGTTCTTCGCCACCCAGTCGAAGTGACCTTCGGCTGGATCGAGGAGCGCAAGGGCGAGTGGCCGGTGACGCAGTTGTGCCGTGTCCTGGAGGTGTCCCGCTCGGGGTTCTACGCCTGGCGGTCCCGCGAGCCCAGCCACGCCGAGGTCCGGCGGGAGGAGCTGACCGAACAGGTCGCGACGATTCACGCCGAGGTGAAGGGGCGGTACGGCAGCCCGCGCGTCCACGCCGAGCTGGTGAGCCGGGGCCACGAGTGCTGCGTGAACGTCGTGGCCGAGGTCATGCGGGAGGCCGGGATTGCCGCGAAGACGACGCGGAAGTTCCGGCAGACGACGGACTCGAACCACCCGCACCCGGTGGCCGAGAACGTCCTGGATCGGCAGTTCGATCCGGAGGAGCCGAACACGTCGTGGGTCGCGGACGTGACGTACATCCCGACCCGCGAGGGGTGGCTGTACCTGGCCGTCGTGGAGGACCTGTTCAGCCGGATGGTGGTGGGCTGGGCGATGGCCGCGACGATGACCAGTCGGTTGGTCGTGGATGCCCTGGAGATGGCGGTGGCCGACCGTCTCGGGGGGTCTTCGGTCCCGGCCCTGGTGGCCCACTCGGACCGCGGGAGTCAGTACGCCAGCGAGCACTACCGGCGTCGTCTCGCGGAGGAGGGGATCACGTGCAGCATGAGCCGGCGTGGGAACTGCTGGGACAACGCGCCGATGGAGTCGTTCTTCGCCAGCCTCAAGAAGGAGCTGGTCCATCACGAGGACTACGCCACGCGCGAGGAGGCGCGGGCGAGCATCTTCGAGTACATCGAGGCGTTCTACAACCGCGTCCGGCGGCACTCGTCACTGGGGTACGTCGCCCCCGCCGAGTACGAGCGGGCGCACAACCCGACCCACCGCTAA
- a CDS encoding SEC-C metal-binding domain-containing protein has product MARERLSRNSPCPCGSGKKYKHCCHKKGFEWVADDDGTVYQSTSLSPEAVEVLQQQRERFVATFGREPGPDEPIFFDAPPVEQIEFQMVQAMTAAGIDPAIIYAYEKSGGLLVTESNQHLIPDTDLAAWQAAIDEYEAKHRGRPEQP; this is encoded by the coding sequence ATGGCACGCGAGCGGCTGTCCCGGAACTCCCCCTGCCCGTGCGGCAGCGGGAAGAAGTACAAGCACTGCTGCCACAAGAAGGGCTTCGAGTGGGTCGCCGACGACGACGGCACGGTCTACCAGTCCACCTCCCTCTCCCCCGAAGCGGTCGAAGTCCTCCAGCAGCAGCGGGAGAGGTTTGTCGCGACGTTTGGGCGGGAGCCCGGCCCGGACGAGCCCATCTTCTTCGACGCCCCGCCGGTCGAGCAGATCGAGTTCCAGATGGTCCAGGCGATGACGGCCGCGGGGATCGACCCGGCGATCATCTACGCCTATGAGAAGAGCGGCGGGCTGCTTGTGACCGAGTCCAACCAGCACCTGATCCCCGACACGGACCTGGCGGCCTGGCAGGCGGCCATCGACGAGTACGAGGCGAAGCACCGAGGGAGGCCGGAGCAGCCCTAG
- a CDS encoding DUF1501 domain-containing protein codes for MEQPRVSRRRFLAASSLACAVPHAATSGSPRSTFGRAKSVVVLYLYGAPSQLDTLDPKPDAPADRRGEFGTIPTRLPGVRACEHLPRIAGVLDRTCLVRSMTHASNNHAVSVALSGLSRSLPAIEANRADAQHWPYFGSVLEYLWKRQGKTDETGLPVNVILPWPLNARTDPSRWSPHAAWLGPAYDPVYPVFRGEGSREVGNPTANGPAAQASRFDPYDGVTPPSTFVFDGSELPEDVSAVRFGDRMQLLARANREAGGGGRAESFRRNQRAAARMIADPRLARAVDVTREPRKVRDRYGLTLFGMEALAARRLVEAGVRVVTAFWDDYAFANNAWDTHYNHFPRLKDGLCPIFDRVLPAFLEDMGQRGLLDETLVMVISEHGRTPAIANVGGGGREHWAGAYWGLFFGAGIRTGQVIGATDRQGAFPATRPIDPKDILATMYHLLGLDSDHTTIPDRSGRPMHLLPHGVVVSEMLT; via the coding sequence ATGGAACAACCGCGCGTCAGCCGCCGTCGGTTTCTTGCCGCCTCGAGCCTCGCCTGCGCGGTGCCGCACGCCGCGACGTCCGGGTCGCCTCGCTCGACGTTCGGGAGGGCCAAGTCCGTCGTCGTCCTGTACCTGTACGGCGCGCCGAGCCAACTCGACACGCTCGACCCCAAGCCGGACGCGCCAGCCGACCGACGGGGCGAGTTCGGCACGATTCCTACGCGGCTCCCCGGCGTCCGGGCGTGCGAACACCTCCCTCGAATTGCCGGCGTGCTCGACCGGACGTGCCTGGTCCGGTCGATGACCCACGCGTCCAACAACCACGCCGTTTCCGTCGCCCTGTCCGGACTCTCCCGGTCCCTGCCGGCCATCGAGGCGAACCGCGCGGACGCCCAGCACTGGCCGTACTTCGGCTCCGTTCTCGAGTACCTGTGGAAGCGACAGGGCAAGACCGACGAGACCGGCCTCCCGGTGAACGTCATCCTGCCGTGGCCGCTGAACGCCCGGACGGACCCGAGCCGCTGGTCGCCGCACGCGGCCTGGCTCGGGCCGGCGTACGACCCGGTCTACCCGGTCTTCCGCGGCGAAGGTTCGCGGGAAGTTGGCAACCCCACCGCGAACGGCCCGGCGGCTCAGGCGAGTCGCTTCGACCCGTACGACGGGGTGACCCCGCCGAGCACGTTCGTGTTCGACGGGTCCGAGTTACCCGAGGACGTGTCCGCGGTACGATTCGGGGATCGGATGCAGTTGCTCGCACGGGCGAACCGCGAGGCCGGCGGCGGGGGGCGGGCCGAGTCGTTCCGCCGGAACCAGCGGGCGGCGGCCCGGATGATTGCCGACCCGCGGCTGGCGCGAGCGGTGGACGTGACCCGCGAGCCGCGGAAGGTCCGCGACCGCTACGGCCTGACGCTGTTCGGGATGGAGGCGCTGGCGGCGCGCCGGCTGGTCGAGGCCGGCGTCCGCGTGGTCACCGCGTTCTGGGACGACTACGCCTTCGCGAATAACGCCTGGGACACGCACTACAACCACTTCCCCCGGCTGAAAGACGGCTTGTGCCCGATCTTCGACCGGGTGCTGCCCGCGTTCCTCGAGGACATGGGTCAGCGCGGCCTGCTCGACGAGACGCTGGTCATGGTCATCAGCGAGCACGGCCGCACGCCGGCGATCGCCAACGTCGGCGGCGGTGGCCGCGAGCACTGGGCCGGGGCGTACTGGGGCCTCTTCTTCGGGGCGGGCATCCGCACGGGACAAGTCATCGGCGCGACGGACCGTCAGGGGGCGTTTCCCGCCACCCGCCCGATCGACCCGAAGGACATTCTGGCGACCATGTATCATCTCCTCGGCCTCGATTCGGATCACACAACGATTCCGGACCGGTCGGGCCGGCCGATGCACCTGTTGCCGCACGGGGTCGTGGTGTCGGAGATGTTGACGTGA
- a CDS encoding S1 family peptidase, with protein MIVPGGLVLTAAHCIDLDGAGGMALGDRCIERARTADGKNLLLSVLAAEPVADVAALGAPDAPDLPEEAEAAAALLAATEPVQLFRGEFEPKDVVEGYGPVSWALPVFILGPDGEWIAATATVVGENEPTALFAAERPVRGGASGGPVVTQDGLLVGLVSSSHEAAAGDEGERPLYHGKIVRPLLALPVWLVSTLRTARGVPNRLRV; from the coding sequence GTGATCGTTCCCGGCGGCCTGGTCCTGACGGCGGCCCACTGCATCGACTTGGATGGTGCCGGTGGGATGGCCCTCGGCGACCGGTGCATTGAGCGGGCGCGAACGGCAGACGGGAAGAACCTCTTGCTCAGCGTGCTGGCCGCAGAGCCGGTCGCGGACGTCGCCGCGCTCGGCGCTCCGGACGCGCCGGACCTCCCCGAGGAGGCTGAGGCCGCCGCCGCGCTTCTCGCCGCGACGGAACCAGTCCAGTTATTCCGGGGCGAGTTCGAGCCGAAGGACGTCGTCGAGGGGTACGGGCCGGTCAGCTGGGCACTACCAGTGTTCATCCTGGGCCCCGACGGGGAGTGGATCGCGGCGACGGCGACCGTCGTCGGGGAGAACGAGCCCACGGCACTCTTCGCGGCCGAGCGGCCCGTGCGGGGCGGGGCGTCGGGCGGCCCGGTGGTGACCCAGGACGGACTGCTCGTCGGGCTGGTGTCGAGCTCACATGAGGCCGCGGCGGGAGATGAGGGCGAGCGGCCCCTCTACCACGGGAAGATCGTCCGCCCGCTGCTCGCCCTACCGGTGTGGTTGGTGAGCACCCTCCGAACGGCGCGAGGTGTTCCGAATCGACTGCGCGTGTAG
- a CDS encoding ThuA domain-containing protein, which produces MTPPDTRRQFLRASAAGLALPLAATAADPMPVGVVVWDERQPEQRQAYENFLGNHIADHLRRRPGLAVRSVGIEDAEKGLSEGILRGCDVLIWWGHRRQAEITPRMAEPLVARIKEGTLSLIALHSAHWATPFVEAMYERTRLDAARRLQRDGAKVEVAYAAPAVRYTLPKPGDRLTPYTELRKFLDGTERATVHLPYCCFPAYRTDGRPSQVRVLLPDHPIARGLPARFELPRTEMYAEPFHVPEPDEVVLEERWATGEWFRSGMVWTLGRGRVFYFRPGHETYPVFKEAPVLQLLENAVRWLAPAPG; this is translated from the coding sequence GTGACCCCGCCCGACACCCGCCGCCAGTTCCTCCGCGCGTCCGCCGCCGGGCTCGCCCTCCCGCTGGCCGCGACCGCCGCCGACCCGATGCCGGTCGGCGTGGTGGTGTGGGACGAGCGACAGCCGGAGCAGCGGCAGGCGTACGAGAACTTCCTCGGCAACCACATCGCCGACCATCTCCGCCGGCGGCCCGGGCTCGCGGTCCGGTCGGTGGGGATCGAGGACGCCGAGAAGGGGCTCTCCGAGGGCATCCTGCGCGGGTGCGACGTGCTGATCTGGTGGGGCCACCGGCGGCAGGCCGAGATCACGCCGCGGATGGCCGAGCCGCTGGTCGCCCGGATCAAGGAGGGGACTCTGTCGCTGATCGCCCTCCACTCGGCGCACTGGGCCACCCCGTTCGTCGAGGCGATGTACGAGCGGACCCGGCTGGACGCCGCGCGGCGGTTGCAGCGGGACGGCGCGAAGGTCGAGGTGGCGTACGCTGCCCCGGCGGTCCGCTACACCCTCCCGAAGCCCGGCGACCGGCTGACCCCGTACACCGAACTGCGGAAGTTCCTGGACGGGACCGAGCGGGCGACCGTTCATCTCCCCTACTGCTGCTTCCCGGCGTACCGGACCGACGGGAGGCCGAGCCAGGTCCGGGTGCTGCTCCCCGACCACCCGATCGCCCGCGGGCTGCCGGCGCGGTTCGAGCTGCCGCGGACGGAGATGTACGCCGAGCCGTTCCACGTACCCGAGCCGGACGAGGTGGTGCTGGAGGAGCGGTGGGCGACTGGGGAGTGGTTCCGCAGCGGGATGGTCTGGACGCTCGGCCGGGGGCGGGTGTTCTACTTCCGGCCCGGGCACGAGACGTACCCGGTCTTCAAGGAGGCGCCGGTACTGCAACTCCTGGAGAACGCCGTCCGGTGGCTCGCCCCGGCTCCCGGGTAG